From a region of the Triticum aestivum cultivar Chinese Spring chromosome 7D, IWGSC CS RefSeq v2.1, whole genome shotgun sequence genome:
- the LOC123171123 gene encoding acyl transferase 4-like, translating into MQLSLNLCGGFAVRISFSQAVFDGQGAAQFLTAVGEGARGLQVPSVTPVWDRDAIPDPPSGPPPQLTEFRLVTQVADISAESIARIKDEFKQAAATSRGEVCSTFDAVMAVVFKCRALALASALPDDAAVRIAFAAGTRHLLRGVLPAVDGYYGNCAYLACVTMAGKAVRKASLAEVVGAVRKAKEAVPAQFAGWMRGVDHYDVPLDYSTVTVSDWSDRVGFHEVDHGFGAPGYVFPLNDHVNFVASLNYVRPPAPKRGGIRVVLCCVEEPHAAAFAVELAKFA; encoded by the exons atgcaactctctctcaacttatgcgGTGGTTTCGCCGTCAGGATCAGCTTCAGCCAGGCGGTGTTCGACGGCCAGGGCGCGGCGCAATTCCTCACGGCGGTGGGGGAGGGAGCGCGGGGGCTCCAGGTGCCGTCAGTGACTCCTGTGTGGGACCGCGACGCGATCCCAGACCCTCCCAGCGGGCCGCCGCCTCAGCTCACGGAGTTCAGGCTCGTGACCCAGGTGGCCGACATATCGGCGGAGAGCATCGCTCGCATCAAGGACGAGTTCAAGCAGGCTGCCGCGACATCGAGGGGAGAGGTTTGCTCCACCTTTGACGCGGTAATGGCCGTAGTGTTCAAGTGCCGCGCGCTGGCGCTGGCATCAGCGCTCCCTGACGACGCCGCTGTCCGGATCGCCTTCGCCGCCGGCACGCGACACCTGCTCCGTGGTGTGCTGCCGGCGGTGGACGGCTACTACGGCAACTGTGCGTACCTGGCGTGCGTCACTATGGCAGGCAAGGCCGTCCGCAAG GCGTCGCTGGCGGAGGTCGTCGGCGCGGTACGTAAGGCGAAGGAGGCTGTCCCAGCGCAGTTTGCCGGCTGGATGCGCGGCGTCGATCACTACGACGTGCCGCTGGACTACAGCACGGTGACGGTGTCAGACTGGAGcga CCGCGTCGGCTTCCACGAGGTGGACCACGGCTTCGGCGCTCCCGGGTACGTGTTCCCGCTCAACGACCACGTCAACTTCGTCGCGTCGCTCAATTACGTCAGGCCGCCGGCGCCAAAGCGTGGGGGCATCCGGGTGGTGCTCTGCTGCGTCGAGGAGCCTCACGCCGCTGCCTTCGCTGTCGAGCTCGCCAAGTTCGCCTAG